One Nostoc sp. CENA543 genomic window, GATTCTGTCTTTCTTGGTCAATTTGTGCTTGTTTTTCTAACTCTTGGGCTTGATTTTGCTGGCGTTGAACCGTCCAAGCTAGGGCTAGTTGATTTTTTAATAAATTGAGTTGTGATAGTTGGTTTAATTGTCCTTCTAATTTCGTTTGTGCCTGTCTTAACTCAGTATTAACTAACTCAGATTCTAATACTAATAAAGCCTGCCCTGCCTTGACTGATTCCCCCTCTTTAACTAAGATTTTTTCCACAGTTCCTGATACAGCCGCATCTAATCTGACTGTTTTACCTTCAGGTTCTAATCTGCCTCTTGCTGTACCGGTTTCATCAACTTGAGAAAACATTGCCCAAGGTAAAGCTATCGAGATAAAAATCACTAAAAAATATAAAATTCCTCTTGTCCAAGTTTGCGGTAAGCTATCTAGTAATTCTTTGGTGACATTAGACCAATCATCATTAGCCCTAGTAGACTCTGACGATGTAGTTAACTGTTCATGCACTTTTTCTTCATGCACTGGAGGTGGAACAAATCCATTCAAGGTGTTAGGCATGACTTTGATTAATTTGTAGACAATAAATTTGGGGATTAATTGACAGGGCTGAGTTGCTGTTGATTAAGATAGAAGTAATGACCCTTTTTATTCATTAATTCTTCGTGAGTTCCCTGTTCAATTAATAGTCCTTTGTCAAGAACTAGAATCAAATCTGCATTACGCACTGTGGATAAACGATGGGCAATTACTAGAGTAGTTCTACCCTTGAGAATTGTGTTGAAATTACGCTGAATAATTCTTTCTGATTCTGCATCTAGATGGGAGGTTGCTTCATCTAAAATGAGTAATTTAGGATCACCTAATAATGCTCTGGCGATCGCAATTCTCTGACGTTGTCCTCCAGAGAGCATTCCACCACCTTCACCTATCTGTGTTTCGTAGCCTAGAGGTAGCTTTTTAATGAACTCATCCGCGCCGGCTAATTTAGCAGCTGCAATCACTGATTCTAAAGAGGCACTAGGAGAACCTAAACTAATATTGTCCCTAATCGTACCGCCAAACAAAAATGTATCTTGGTCAACTACTCCCACCTGTTCCCGCAAGGAATGTAAGGAAATACTAGTAATATCCTGTCCATCAATCAATACTTTGCCATCTGTAGGAGGATACAAGCCTAAAACTAACTTAGAAATTGTCGTTTTACCTGAGCCACTCCGCCCCACTAAAGCCACCATTTGACCTGGTTTAATTTCAAAAGTCAAATTTTCTAAAATATTCATATCGCTTTCTGGATGATAGCGAAAGGTCACACGATCAAAGCGAATATGTCCCTTGATTGGTGGTAAAGATTGACGAGATTGATATTGTAAGTCTTCTTCTGCTTCAGTGTCTAAAACATCATTAATCCGTTCCACAGCAATTGTGACTTCTTGCAATTCATTCCACAAAACTATGAGTCTTTGAAAGGGCGTAATAATGTTACCCAGTAGCATATTAAAGGCTACCAATTGACCAATAGTTAATTGATTGTTAATTACTTGATGTGCGCCGAACCAAAGTAAGGCTGTACTGACAACAGCTTGAATAGTATTGCTGAAAATTTGGAGGCGATTGCCAATTACTTGCCCAGAAAAACTGGTTTTGATTTCTTTATTGAGTAAATCTTCCCAATGCCAACGGACTGTTTGTTCTACGGCTGTGGATTTAACTGTGCGTACACCAGATAAGACTTCAATTAGGTAACTACTTTCATTGGCATAGGCGTTAAATATTTCCCTAGATATTTTACGTAAAAACGGCGTAGCAACTAGTGCCAAAATGAAGAAAGGTGGCACAATTACCAATACTAATAATGCCATTTTCCAGCTATACCACAACATCAAACCCACATAGATTACAACTGTGAGTAAATCTAGGAGAATTGATAAGGCTTCGCCGGAAAGGAAGCGTTGAATTTTGCGATTTTCTTGCACACGGGAGATAATATCCCCCACATAACGAGATTCAAAAAAGCTTAAAGGTAAGCGGAGAGTATGACGAATAAATGCCACAATCAAAGCCACATCTATTTTATTGGCTGTGTGGTCGAGCAAGTATTGTCTTAACCCTGTCATTGCTACGCGGAATAGGTTAAAGATAAGCAAGCCTAAACCGACGGCAAATAAAGTTAATTCGGAACGCTGTACAACTACTCTATCTAAAATTAGCTGAGTAAATAGAGGTGTAATTAACCCAAATATTTGGATAAATACAGAGGCGATGAACACCTCAAACATTACTAAACCGTGCGGCTTAACTAATTCAAAAAATTGCCAAAAAGGTGTTGTTGCTTCTTGAGTATCTTTCAAGAAAACAGTTGGTTGCAGTAGTAATGTGTACCCAGTCCAATCGGCTTTAAATTCTTCATGGGTAAGGGTGCGTTGACCGATCGCCGGATCGGCAACAATAACGTGTTTAGATGTAATTTGATAGACAACTATATAATGTTTGCCTTCCCAGTGTGCGATCGCAGGTAAGTTTTGTTTAGCTAGTTGGTCTAAGCTAGCTTTGACTGGTCGTGTTGAAAAGCCAATACTTTCTGCGGCGGCGGATAACCCACGCAAGGATGCACCGTTACGATCTACATTGGCGATATCTCGTAAGCGATTGACACTCACACGTTTTCCCCAGTAACGAGATACCATCACTAAACAAGCTGCACCACAGTCTGACGCACTTTGTTGAGCAAAAAAAGGATAACGACGAGTTACTTTTTGTAAGAGATGACCTACGCGTTGACTGGGATGTGGAAAGTAGGCTTTACTGATGGTCTTCGGTTTAGACTCAGCGACTGGTATGGATGGGGAATGATTTTGAGTTTCTGTTGGCTGTGAAGAATGATTTAATAAACGATGACGCGATCTAGCTTTGGCTAAGAGATGTTCTTTGATAGCGGGATATTTTTGCATCCAAGCAGTAATCACATCACCAGGAATCAAGCACAATTGCAAATTGACACTCGCCCTCGCCCCATAAGGCTGAAATTTCTGGTCTGGAAATAGGGTGAATTCTCCAAATGATTCTCCACTTTCCAGGGTGGTGATCAATTCTCCGTCTTGATTGAGTAATCGGACTTTACCCGCGATCGCAATATACACTCCAGCCTCAACGTTTTCTCCTGTCCAAAACTTACCGATTTTGGGGTTGAGGAATTTAAATTTTGGGTAGCAGCGTTGAAATTCTACTAATGGTAGAGAATAACCCAAAACATTGTTTAACAGTTCTGGCGAAACCAACTGATCGGATAGCTTCTGCACCATGAATTTCTGACTCCGTACCTAATTTTGCTAAATCTATGGGCATTAATCCTAGATTTTCTGGGGTATCTTCGGATTTCAGGTCGTGAATCAATATGTGGGAATTTCCATGTTTTTTCACTGTGTTTTTTGACGCTTGATCGACCTGTGGACGAGTCGATAATCCCATTTGTTTGAGGAGTCTTTTAATATGGCGATCGCTAATTTCAATTCCTAATTCTTTGGCCAAATGTTTTTGCAACCAACTAGCAGTCCAGCGTCGAAAAGCATAGCCATAATCACGGGGACTGTGACTGATTAATTCTCTTAAACGTGCTAAATATTGATCATTAATTGCTTTAGGACGACCCACAGGACAGTCTTGCCATTGGTGCGCCATCCCACTCCGCGCTATGTGCATCCAATATCTGGCTGTAGCTGGACAACAACCCAATTCCTGACAAATCGCAGTCTGAGATTTTCCCTGATCAGTTAACAGCATAATTTCAATACGCTGACGGTAAGAAGCAGGTAAATCCTCTTGCAAACTTTTTTGCAGTAGCCTACGTTGGAAAGGCGTTAAAAATTTGCCCGTATAACTATCCGCAATTTTTATTGGCGTGTTTACTGACGATTGAGACATATTAGGTTACTGAACACACTAAATTGTAAGCATCCCAACTAATAACTGTTTCTTAAACGAGTAACAGTTAGTATTTGCGGTATACAACGCGATAAAACTTTATGAGGTAAGCATTTGCAGAATTAGTTTAGTATTCTACACATCCCATAACTATCGACAGACAACACCAATCAACATCTTTTAGCTTGTTGAATGTTTTTATGCAATGTAAAAACTTGCTTGCAAAATTTTTAATTTCAACATAATCAGAAATATATTTTAAATTCACTTTTTATGTAGTAAATAAAAGGTTAAAATTAGACAAAAATTTAGTTAAGTAGTAAATACAGATACACCCTTATTTAAATAAAAAACCTTAAAAAATAATTATTTTTTAAGGTTGAGATTCAATTAAAGATATTTAATTCAGCAACAATCTGGCAATACCATCTTTAGCGCAGTCCTCAATTATTCCTGAAAAACCAGTTAGTCCATTGCGTTAGCGTAGCGGGGCGGGAACATCGTTGCGAATTGCGAATTGCGAATTGCGAATTGCGAATTGGTTTAACTCTATCTTAAACTCTGGGGTTTAGAATTACTTGTGAACCAGATTGATCTACATTGTAAGTCCAAAACTGATTCCTCACTCTCACAGTCACTTCCCAACCGTCGATGGGTTGATATTCTCTCGTGCAGATTTCGCCAAAACTAAATTCACAAAAGTTACCAAAAGTTTTTGGTGTAGCAGTGGTAATTTCTACTTGGCGTTGAGATAAACCAGAACGTTGAATAGCATCATCAATCACATGATTAGCGATCGCTGTTGGTAAGGTATTATTTCTGGTGACAATTGCTTTGGGGTCTAAAATAATTTCTGAACCAGACTGATTTACATGATAAGTCCAAGACTGATTCCGTACCCTGACAATTACTTCCCAACCGTCAACAGGCCGATATTCGTCAGTGCAGATTTCCCCAAATTTAAACACGCAAGAGTTACCAAAAACTTGGCGAGTAGCATTAGTAATTTGCAACTGTTGTGGAGAAACACCAAAACTTCTAGCTGCATTATCTAGAATATTATTGGCGATCGCTCTGGGTAATGTATTATTATTCGCCACAATCGCCTTTGGATCTAAAACCATATGCGAACCGAAGCGATCTACATGATAAGTCCAAGATTGATTTCGCACCTTGACAATCACTTCCCAACCTAAGATGGGGTTATATTGTTGTGGGCAAACTTCCCCAAAACCGAACTCGCAGGAATTGCCAAAAGTTTTAGGTTTGGCTTGAGTAATCGCTAAATCTTCTCTTGCTAGACCAGAACGTCTGCTGGCATCACCGAGAACATTGTAAGCGATCGCCTGGGGTAATCTATTGTTGCCCTCCACATTAACTTTAGGGTCTAACAGAATTTGTGAACCAGACCTGTTAACATGATATTTCCAAGGCTGATTCCGCACCATCACAATTACTTCCCAACCTTCAATGGGGCGATATTCCTTAGTACAAATCTCCCCAAAATTAAACACACAAGCGTTACCAAAAGTTTTGCGCGTAGAGTTAGAAATGTGAATACGGCGAATAGGGACTCCCGAACGGTTTGAAGCATCCCGAATAATTGCATTCACAATATTTCGGGGTGGGCGATTCTGGAATGATTGAGATAATTGTATTGGTTGTGGAATAGGAGCTGCGATCGCTGTATGCTTGCTAACAATATCAAATCCCGAAGATAAAAGACCGGTTAAAGCCAAAGTCAAAACCCAGCTTCTATTACCAACAACCCGAAATAAGTGATTCATTGATTTCATATAACCTCCAGGCGAGGCTTGTACCTTATAGAATTGACGGAAAAATTCTCAACGAGTTGATCAAGAACCGTTAAGAACCTCATATATATAGAAATCAGTCATCGGAATATGTTTTACGCAATCAAGAAAGTAAGAGTATAGG contains:
- a CDS encoding peptidase domain-containing ABC transporter, producing MVQKLSDQLVSPELLNNVLGYSLPLVEFQRCYPKFKFLNPKIGKFWTGENVEAGVYIAIAGKVRLLNQDGELITTLESGESFGEFTLFPDQKFQPYGARASVNLQLCLIPGDVITAWMQKYPAIKEHLLAKARSRHRLLNHSSQPTETQNHSPSIPVAESKPKTISKAYFPHPSQRVGHLLQKVTRRYPFFAQQSASDCGAACLVMVSRYWGKRVSVNRLRDIANVDRNGASLRGLSAAAESIGFSTRPVKASLDQLAKQNLPAIAHWEGKHYIVVYQITSKHVIVADPAIGQRTLTHEEFKADWTGYTLLLQPTVFLKDTQEATTPFWQFFELVKPHGLVMFEVFIASVFIQIFGLITPLFTQLILDRVVVQRSELTLFAVGLGLLIFNLFRVAMTGLRQYLLDHTANKIDVALIVAFIRHTLRLPLSFFESRYVGDIISRVQENRKIQRFLSGEALSILLDLLTVVIYVGLMLWYSWKMALLVLVIVPPFFILALVATPFLRKISREIFNAYANESSYLIEVLSGVRTVKSTAVEQTVRWHWEDLLNKEIKTSFSGQVIGNRLQIFSNTIQAVVSTALLWFGAHQVINNQLTIGQLVAFNMLLGNIITPFQRLIVLWNELQEVTIAVERINDVLDTEAEEDLQYQSRQSLPPIKGHIRFDRVTFRYHPESDMNILENLTFEIKPGQMVALVGRSGSGKTTISKLVLGLYPPTDGKVLIDGQDITSISLHSLREQVGVVDQDTFLFGGTIRDNISLGSPSASLESVIAAAKLAGADEFIKKLPLGYETQIGEGGGMLSGGQRQRIAIARALLGDPKLLILDEATSHLDAESERIIQRNFNTILKGRTTLVIAHRLSTVRNADLILVLDKGLLIEQGTHEELMNKKGHYFYLNQQQLSPVN
- a CDS encoding helix-turn-helix domain-containing protein yields the protein MSQSSVNTPIKIADSYTGKFLTPFQRRLLQKSLQEDLPASYRQRIEIMLLTDQGKSQTAICQELGCCPATARYWMHIARSGMAHQWQDCPVGRPKAINDQYLARLRELISHSPRDYGYAFRRWTASWLQKHLAKELGIEISDRHIKRLLKQMGLSTRPQVDQASKNTVKKHGNSHILIHDLKSEDTPENLGLMPIDLAKLGTESEIHGAEAIRSVGFARTVKQCFGLFSTISRISTLLPKI